In Ciconia boyciana chromosome 1, ASM3463844v1, whole genome shotgun sequence, the genomic stretch TGTTGTagctgtgtggaaaaaaaaaatgtgtaaaatattgaaaactATGTATTCTTAATAAGAGTCTGACAAATTCTTGGTCCAGTAATATTTCCAAAAAATCTGTTAGGAGTTTTGTAGTAAAATGCAACAGGGAAATCTGATGCTTTTATCTCATAAGTTACAAGTGGTCATTAGTGCTTTAGTAATTAAAAGTCCATCTTGGTTCACCTAAATTTTAAACAGCTTAAGTTTATATTTGTTGGTGTAAATTTTGTTATTTGACTGTTTCTGCAAGTAATCTGAGAATTTTAGTAATATATCTCTTGATACTTGTATTCAATGTTACTTACTagtgctttgcctttttttttctttccagtaagtTAAGAATCAATATTGATATTACAGTTGCCATGAGGTGTCAATGTAAGTATTCCATCAGTGAAAGTTTTGAAACACTTTAAAGGCTCTTCAGAGTATGCATTTGCTTGCAATATAGTTGGATATTGTTCAAAATATGCTAACAGTGAGATTTCTTCTGATCTTGATGGTATGTAGTGATCTTGATGGCATATGACTCACTGAAAGAATTGATAGGAGATGTGAAGAAAGGTATTTATGCCATCTCATTCGCATCTCGCAGAACTTTGCTTTGTCAGCAAAAAAGGGATCTGTTCCACTCCCTCCCTAGCTGGAATATTCTAGAGGCTCATTGTGAGACACAGCTcagcagcttttatttatttatgaactTGGCAATTATTAACCTGGTCTATTGTTTAACAATACTGGAACCATCAGGTAATTTCATCCTCCTGATGAACATATGGATACCTTCCCATTTAAAGGCAATGCTTACTGTTCTTTTGACATCATTTAGGTAATGAGCTGTTATTTGTAGGGACTGGTTTTGGTTGTCCTGgactgaggaagagggagaataCTACTTCTACCAGGAATGCAAGCAAGTCTTCAAGACTCACATTTTGGCTAGGTTAAACCTTGCATTAATTGTATGGTACATCAGTACCATACAATTTGTGTTTCTCACAAGTATTAATTCACAAGTAATCCCTTCTTActcttaaaatttattttaatctttttcaattattttccagttagcataaaaattttgaaaattctgatttttaaaattttttttatttgagaaataaaCACAACTTTATCCTCTGTTTTGACTAGTCTTGGTTTGGATTCAGTGCttatgaaacaggaaaaaatatttatgcatagCAGATCCTAGAAAGCTTCTGTATGTGGTTCGTACAACATCTCTGAAGGTGTTCCATCAGTGAGAAAATATTGCAAATCTGAAAAGTTTGTTTCTGGTTGCTGTGCATCAGTTAATGATACTCTGATATGATAGGTTGAAAAGTAGGATTCTGTGGTTTCCCCCTACCTTCCAGTAATCTGCTTCTtgccagttttgtttttcttttggtttggaCTTTCTTAACAAGGAACAGTAACTTACACTGAAAGTTTACCACTATActgtgaaatttaatttcaacttgaactttttgtttgtttgtttgtttattatcATCTGTATgactcttaatatttttttccctgtttaaaaTAGATGTGGGGGCTGATGTTCTGGATTTAGCAGAAACAATGGTTGCCTCTGCAGATGGCCTGATCTATGAACCAGTAAGTTGATTcttacctttttatttaaaaaggaaattgctCTTTACTTGATGCAGAGCACTGCTGGGCTGGCTTGcttgcttgtatttttcttccccacaatTGAGCTGCACAGAACCTCCCCAGGTATTGTCTGATCCTTGAGTGAGGTCTGAAGTGCTTACCCCAGGAACCTGCTAGGGAAAAAGGCTAGCAATGGGATTTTGGCCTATTCACTCTCTGCAAATACAGTAGATTTGAATACAGCAGACTCCCAGATCAGTGCTTCTTAACAAGCTAGTGATTTCTGCAGCTAGTTATTTTTGCGTGTGCAAATTCTAGGGATAAATGCTAACAGTATTTGATATGGAAGGAAAACTATCAGAGCTCTCACAAAAAGAGAACTGATGTAACTGCTTTTTAACTAGAAGAATACTATGATTCTAAAAAGAGGTAGAAAGTCACCATGATATCCTTATAATATGGAATGACATTAAAAATCATAAATTGGGTTAGTatccttttaatttctgtattgtGAACTGAAGGCTCTGGAACTGTGTAAGCCTATGCTCTTAAAGAGGTTTTGCTTGCACAATACAATAAGCTTTGAAGTAATAATGCTGTGTGAAAGTAATTTATCATTGACAGAAAACCTATTAGAGAATGTAACTTCCTGCTGTAATTATTACATTCTCTAATAACTGAACCATACTCCAAATTATAACAGTTTTGTCCAAATTCCTACTCGTGTGTgtgagcaggaggaggtggctgaATGGAAGGACATGATTGGGAAGGagcttgtttttgtttgtttgttctccttggaacatttcctctttttgtctGGACagtcatctctgctgctgtagCTGCTGCATGTTAGCAGTTGCCCAAATGGTTATAATCTTAGAAAGAGGAAACTTCCTGCACTTGATCTCTTTTGGCCATAGCTCTGGGTAGGTTTGAGCGTTAACTGCCATTGAATTTACTGTCTGGAGTACATCAGTGTTAACAATACATAGATTTGAATTCAGTGCACAGATGTTACTGGTGATATTCTTGTGCTGATTGAAGTCTAGCAGGTCTGGTAGTTTGTCTTAAAGAAGTGCTCAGTGTGGGATGACCCTAGAAATAAACAATCTGCACCTGGACCCTTGTCTTTCAAAGATTGCTCCTCTGCTTGTTTCATTGCTGTTTGCATCAAAACCATGCATGTCAGTTACATCATTTAGAATTAAATTGCCACTCACTGCTTCTTCTAGCCCATGTTAGTCAAAGGCTAGAAGGGCAGAGACTGCTGACTCAAGTTACGAGAGCTTTAGGAAAAGATGCTGAAGTTATAAATGCAAACAAGTGAATAATTCTGGGGGGAAGACACAGAAATTTCCATACTTGAACACTAAATGTATTACTTCAAGTACAAAGTCCTTTTATAAACTCCAGTATGTGGTACCAAGTATGAAGTTGATTGTAACTCCCCACCCCTTCCCACACCCCAGTTCTCTTCTGGGTTTCATGGATGGGACTTCAGTGCTTCCTGCATGTTTTATTAGatgtgttatttttgtttcaggtaGTATTTGATCTCAGCCCACAACAAAAAGAATGGCAAAGGTAAAGCACTGAGATGCATGCCTATGGTTTGTATTATTTGTACTGGAAGTGTCCTTGAGGTACACCAGAGTCACATGAGAGAACTATGTCTTGGGTCTAACAGCTCTTGCTTATAATTTAAGAGTGCAAACCTGTGAAAAGATAttaatttactttgcttttctcGTGATTTGACATCTCTGTTATAGAAAAAATCAGCTTTGGACTTATTTGTGGAATTGGGTCATGCAGTTGCAAGCCAAGATGTGTGGACTCACTCAGCTACGTTTCCAAACGACTGCTTGGTAGCACAAATTTTAATTATGGGTTCAGACGTGTAACACAGATAGCTTGATATCTAAATGTCAAAGCTGAACCATAGTAACAGATTGGCATGTTCTTGCAAAAGCAAATGAGTTTGAGTAGTTCGTATAACTGAATTGACACACTGTTTATCATTTAAACTGGAATAGCTTTGTTATGTGTGTGATCACTGTACTGACAGTCTTGTAATAGAACCTGAAGCTTATTTGGGAGGCTGGCTAGTTTTGGTATTTTGGTAACACGCTGCTGTGAACAACAGAGCTTTAAGCTCTGTATAAAATATCATTCTCAAAGTTTATTGTAACACTTTAATACTGACATGAACCTTGCGAACTTCTTGATTTATAACCTGCAACTGAAGCTGATAATTAATTGCgaagttatttttttgttttatgttgcATGCTTTCACACTTGTCTGTGTAATCTTTAGGATGCTGCAGCTAATTCAGAGTAGGCTGCAGGAAGAACACTCTCTTCAAGATGTGATAttcaaaagtgcttttaaaagtgcttCTACAGCACTGCCGCCACGGTAAGAAAAATTGGGACGTTGTGTCGTCTCTCCCCTGCCCTATTTAATTAGGCTTCACATTTATTGTGGTTATGATCCCCCCCCAAAGATAAAGTTGTAAGAAAAGAAGACCTTACTGCTTTTTATTGCGTTTTAAAATAGTATACTTGATACTTGCTTTGGAGAGCTGTTGTTTTATTAAAACCTCTGGGGTTTCCAACCTGGAGAAGGTTTCCAGGttttatgtgtgtatttatacatatatatgtatacgtAATACATACCTTTTTAGTCCATTTTAGCTGatgcttcctttttaatgtgaattagTAATGCCAAAGCAATACTAAACaagagtcttttttttaaatgaaagaatatcTTTCTATccagcaacttttaaaaaaagtcctgcTGTGACTTAATACTTTATGGTTTTAAAAGAATCAagctttgaataaaaatgtgttttgttagTAAATGCCCTGGTCTAAGATAGCACTGTTAAAATTGTGTGGAGAAATCTTGCTGTTTACACTTTATTCCAGCTACCCACAAAATGCTGAGACACTAATGCAGAAGGCTTGGTCTGCGTGAATCTAGATGCtatgtgaatttttttgtttgtttgttttccagggGAAATGGCTTTCTacatgaaagctgaaatttctttccccttaaaaacaaacaaacaaaaaaccccccacacaAGCAAgccataaataaaacaaaacaacaccaGAAATGCTGTATGCACTCTTCATGCTGTAATCTCTCTGTTTGAGGACTAAATACATCCTTTCTTCCTAAGGCAAGGCTAAAGAGGGCtcaaaaaaccttttttctcatttagttGATGTCTGCAGATTAATTAAGTCCTTCTGTGCCTCTATGATACTTGTTAGTGCAGTTTTTGAGATGGTATTTATGCTTgagatgtgtttaaaaaaaaaaaaaaaatttttttttttttctccaatctCCCTCTAAGGAGCAGACTTGGAAATACACTCCGAGTTGTGGACATCCCAACAAGTGTGGGAAGAGGAAGGTTTCATAAAAACAATGTTGAAAGCTGTTCTTGCTACAGTGTTGTTAACGtgactaaaatattttgttatgttCATTGCAGCATTAAAACTTTCCCAACAAACCATTTTTGGTAGAAgtagttggaaaaaaatccccagggCAGCAAGATATACTTATGGTCTTATGTCTTCTCTTCAGATATCATAAGTTAGCTTTGTAGGCCAGATCTCTGAATAGAAGTATGGACGAAAGCTTATTGGTTTCATCCTACTGACCTTTGTTAGATTCCTTCCCTTCCAACATCCCTGCAATAATTCCAGAAGATTACAATAAGGAGAGGTAGATGATAATGCTATATATTTAtgctaggaaaaagaaatctaactctactgctgttatttctgttaGTGAATATTCTCAAGTACTCTTTatattgtttttgtttaaacaggGAAGATAATTCATTACAGTCTCCAGATGCATGCAGAATTCATGGTCATCTCTATGTTAATAAAGTAGCAGGGAACTTTCACATAACTGTGGGCAAGTATGTTCTGTTCAATTcctgagaataaaaaaaagacttctacATTATATGTagtgcatgtatgtatatgtgtgtgtatgctttTACACTTTTGAGTTAGTGACTGGTTTTTATTAACCTTCCCATACATGTGCTTGGTATTATTTTCCATGTGGTATCTTTTTGTGCACAGTTAAAACCAAATCTcttccataaataaataataaaaccaaatacAGCACAGTGCATTGTTGCATGCAATGTAGTGGTTATGAATTCTAGTGTCTTACAGGATGAAAACTCTTGAAGATAGGTCCTCTGTAAGTGTATGACATGGAGTAGGCTGCTTGTATTTGCCTTCATTCTTTGGGCCTGTCcaaatttctcctttctgttacTACATAGTTCACTAACATGGATGAAGTGTAGATATGTGCCATTTCAGTACTGAGATAACATAGAATCATAGTCAGGGAGCTAAATGCCAGTTCATCTTGATTTGAGGAGAGACTTTCTGATATGCTTCAGTAATGGTATTAGCTTGCATACAAACCTGTGTTAACTTTTCTCTGTGCTCTCCAACTCTGCTGTCCTCACTTGTCTTCCTGCCACCTCTGTCACCTGAGATCTTGGCATGCAATCTGTTCTCTCTACTTTATCCACATGTAATTCCACCTGCTGTCTTTGTGTGAACATTTCTCCAAATGTCATTTCTGTTTGGTCTTGTACCACCTCTCTGATTTGCCCCTAGATGTTCAACTTCTTAAGCCCTTTTCAGAGCTGATCATTTCAGCCTTTCATCTGTACTGCcatcacttctctcttcctacCTCTAGTTCTGCAACCCTGAAtaatcttttgctttcctttgcttcctttttctcatcATTACATTTGTACTTCTGCTAAgttgctctttctcttcttgtaggttttttttaatgtcttttctcACTGGCTGCCTTTGTAGCTTATTGCCTGGTTATTTACTGTAGTCCTATCTTGACTGATCTCATTGTCTCTCTCCACCTTCCCTTTGTCCAAAACTTACATGCATTTGGTAACGATTTAACTTAAGTTAAGTAGGGAAAGTTTCCTGCATTATTGGCTGGACTGGTAGGGATGAAGTGTGGCTGAGAGACTGTTTTACTTTCCAGACAGAGTTGCACTTTTCCCCCCGTCTTGGCACTCTTACCAGCCTCTGCACTGTACTTTCTTTGCAGGTCTACAAACAAGTGTCCAGACCTGAAGTTAACTTGCTTAGTCAGGGAGCAAATACAGAGCGTAGTTAACTTGCTTAGTCATAGGTCAAGTACAGTAAAGTTGTCATTAGTCACTTGAGCAGTTCTGCAGCTTTTCATGTGGTAGGCCTTGGTGGCTCTTCTAGTAGCCTAGTGACTTGATGTGGTTttgacatttctaaaaatgcaagACACTAATTTTGTGTAAGAGGGTTTTCATGAGTCTGATATTCCTGTACCTTGTCATTCAGGCTGTCTGTACTCggcagtaataaaaatgtaattttttttaatatagatagacacaatttttatatatatataaaagtttgtaaaacataatatatatttttaaacatatatatgttatatgcacttttaaaaatacatatatattaaaagtatttattgaaATAGAGGAGGAGAGGTAATTTTCTACACTGTCCTGTTTAGAAAAACTGTGTCTTTTGTGTGGATTCATTAAAcaaatttttcataaaacttatCTTGCTTTCTTTAGGGCAATACCACACCCTCGAGGCCATGCACACTTGGCAGCCCTTGTAAGCCACGAGTGTAAGTTCTTTTTATCATCTCCATGTGAACGAGTATCATATTGTTCAGACTGCTGTCTCCTAATTCATACGTTAACATAGCTTGCTGTTGTAAAGATGTTCTAGCTGGGCAATtgcattgtagaagaaagtgaAGAATATTCTTTGCAATGTCATGACTCAGTAGTGACTTACTTTCATATGTTTAACACTATTAGTATTATCTTTAGGTTGCTTCTACAGTAATGATAACACAGGAATCTCATATGTATTTTGTTGTAACACAGATACCATACGaaattcctttatttcagtCCAAACTACCTATTTCctgcaaaatctgtttttataagGTTAAAAATTTCTGACCTTTGTCCttagaaacttcatttttaggTTATGAGTCTAGATGCTAAATGTGTGTTGCTGCTGTACTTAATCTGAGGCAAGGGTGACTTactgtgaaaaatgaacttaGTGTTGGTTAAACCTCCAAATGTCTGCCCCTGAATTTATGCCAACGCAAGTGTATAATATTACAGAGCTTAAATACCTTTACAAAATCAGGCAATGTAGTAATCTGGTAGTTGCCTTATGCTTCCTTTGTACATTTCATTTATGaaattttagtctttttaaTACCATTACATACAAGAACCCGAACTGTAGAATAACGTCACTATTTGGCTAAGTAGAAATTTCCTGTCATTAAATTTTAACTCTCTTCAGCTCCAGGGTTGATTCAGATAAGAGttataatttgttttagaagttcttttctaaagaaactgaatttctttgttaaatattttgggtttgagttttgtttgaaatatgTATGTAGATATATTGATATAGTCACAGGCacaaatgcaatgaaatgcaCACCAGCGTTCGAAATATTCTAATGCGTTTTCCAGTGTGAGAAGAGAAATGGGTGCATCTTTTTCTCTGAGAAGAGTACAGAATCtcatagtttaaaaatgttgtttcattCCTCTGTATTGCCTTTCAGCCTATAACTTCTCTCATAGAATAGATCATTTGTCATTTGGAGAGCTTATTCCAGGAATTATTAATCCTTTGGatggaacagaaaaaatagcatCAGATCGTAAGtgttgtgtgtttaaaaaagcatcttgttttctatatttttccaataattacatttaaaatattatcacGTTTCATGAATCTTGTGATTTACAAACAGCATGTCCTGCTAAATTTGGTAGCGAGCAGTGCAGTGTTCAATTATCTACATGGTCTCTTAAATGGACAATTTCTTCTTAGCTTCAGTATTGCTGTACTTTGCTGTTTCACCCAAGTTGATTTGCAGTTTCTTCCAGATTTGTGTGATGCTGAAGTTGCAGTGTGTCTGAACATACTGCAAAGAATTTTGTAGCAGTATGCTACAGTGGAGATTCGTAGATCTGATTGTTGTTGTAACGGGGAAAAATAAGTCtgatttggtttaaaaaaaaatagcatcagGAGTCTTGGATTTTATTCCTGTATTTGGTTTGCCACTTCCACGGCATGTTTTGAGAGGCTACTACAGGAAGGGTTTGTGTATCACTTTGTTTCCTCATGTATAAATAAAGGAGTATAGTAACCTAGTTTGGAGAGCTCCCTATGCCTCATCCTCTGACTTGTGTTCCCCATGAGAGTGATCCCCAGAACCTTCTAAAGCTCCTGTTGTCTCAAAGTCAGTCAGTCCGTTGGCTGTTCCAGCCAGAGTCGTTTAGGGTAGTTGAAACAAATTGCTTCAGTCTATCAGTGTTTGTTCTCTTAGGGAGCTGCACAAAGACAGAGCaatcataaataaataagcatgcTGATTGCTCTAGAAGAATTCTCTAGAAGTCTGTCCaatcaagagaaaaaacatgacCAGTTTAGAAGGGCTTCCAGCACTGTATAGGCAATTCAACGGCTAAAATCTACTCAAACCACTGTCAAGATGTATGTGTCATGCAAAATGTGACTGTGTGAAACTTGTTCCGTTCTAGTGTCCTGGAAAATACTATCTGTGCATTTCATTTGAAGCTTTGAGTGG encodes the following:
- the ERGIC2 gene encoding endoplasmic reticulum-Golgi intermediate compartment protein 2 isoform X3; this translates as MRRLNRKKTLNLVKELDAFPKVPESYVETSASGGTVSLIAFTTIAFLTIMEFMVYRDTWMKYEYEVDKDFTSKLRINIDITVAMRCQYVGADVLDLAETMVASADGLIYEPVVFDLSPQQKEWQRMLQLIQSRLQEEHSLQDVIFKSAFKSASTALPPREDNSLQSPDACRIHGHLYVNKVAGNFHITVGKAIPHPRGHAHLAALVSHESYNFSHRIDHLSFGELIPGIINPLDGTEKIASDHNQMFQYFITVVPTKLHTYKISAETHQFSVTERRILEEETNDCKDSTAYRSPPVSGEGCKEH